CGCAAATTCGTCCGGGCTGCCGGTTGAAGTTTCCAAGACGCTCCAGCCCGTGCGGTCTAAACAGCCTTGAAGTCGGATCttcgcttcattggtccacttcttcgcCGTCTTCAAGTTTGCGCCCGCGTGTCGGATGTCGGCGTGAAGCGAACGAAGCAGCGATCGGACGAGCCCGGAGCCGCGCGGTACGCGTCGTTTAGCGTGTGGCGTAGCACTGGTCTACAATGTTGTTTGCCCCGGTGGGACCGCCGATGCGCTGCTTGTATTTGGGGAGTTCGTGGTCGacttttgctttgttaaagCGAGGGCTGAagctgtgtgcttttttttcccctttcttccCAAGTTTACTTGTCCAGCGTTCGCGTTAGCTTGGCGGGGAACGTAGACGGCGGCGAGAATGAGAGAGGCGAGTAGAAAGGCTGACCGTTccaaaacagcgactccaagtccgggctgcagCGTGTGTTGAGCTCTGAGACAACGGTACAGGGTTGTTTCTGTTGATATACTGCACAAGCATATCCCGCCATCTTTTGTTTCGCCCGATAGCGCCCTGACGCGGTCCGCTCGGTGTAGTcggtagactttacaccgatttcggtatcggccgatattttgcattttatgccgatcggctttaatgtcttaattcgccgatccgatccgcaaaagacattcactccgcgtcgccgcgtgcacagtatatttgaatccaaaagctagtttgtttttacccttgtcttttgacgtagtattggaaatatctgacggccaataaggttattaaaaaaaacgtcggcggtgtggaacaaaCAACACGTgatgcccggatcagacgacgagacaaatttgctctttcacgattgcactctgtcagacgactgcaatcaaatcttatattccgataccaccgcatcccgttttttacgatcatcggGCTTTATCTCGTcgactcaaatgcgaccgggatacactcgttaccgtggcgacgccgacgacaacaagagtggagcgcgccaactttgtattataaggacaaaatgggggggaaacgtgtgttgctgggcaggagaggacgttcgtttaaggctcgcttgacGTATGtttcacgtacttttaacaaaaacgttacgtagcctagcaagctactgctagcacaaACGGTCGGACGTAAACACGCCGCCGTTCTCTCGAATCGTGctgtaaagtttcggtgtgggtgaagtcatttaattctaaataaagtcattgaattacagtaagttagcagccACGATTTCGGTCACGTTGTCGTGTCGGTTCGACCTGACCGATTAGAATCCACGATGTGACTGGAGCGGCGACTTCCGACCTTacggagccaaggaacatattgtACAatcgaaaaatctcacggcacaccaacgaacaaaaatgtcccaaaatgtGGAGACATTCATGACTGCGTTGACTTCCTGCCATCTTCTAATCGAAGAGCATTCATTGGTTCTCTCTGTCActttgcctcactggcataaattgaggaacaaagatacattatttcttgtaaatgtaatttttggagcaattaagtacacaagtatgtacagtaaatgaacaggtcatttaactAGACACGTTCCTCTATCATggtcggttatcgttttttttaaactcgctgatcgagCCCAAAAATCCCGATCGTTTAAAGCCTCGTAGTTGAAAGCTAAGAAGCATTACGGCGCGTTCCCAAAGCCGCGTTTCCGTGAAGCGCCACGGTGGTCGACCGGAGGTGACCCCCTGATGTTTCGagagtcttcccttgtgtaagtaagTCACGTAAtgtttccaaaaaacacacaaaaacacggcCAATACTAGAGAGCTCGTTGCCGAGGCGACCGATTGGTTAGGCGCCATCTTAATCATTGTTGCTGATGATTACGTGTGACTCACGCGCAGGACGTCATCGCGTTAGGAATGGCTTTCCCGGCGGACGAGGCGACCGGAGCGAAGAAGGTAAAAAGCGGGACGAGGCCGCGGATCGGCGGATCGGATGGCGTGATGACGTTGTAGTACGTCTGTCCTCCTGCAGGGGGCGACAAACGGCAGCAGCAACTTCTCGCTAGGAGGCAGCTCCGCCTCCAGGGCCACGCCCACGCCTGATAAAAGCATCGCAGAGTCTCCGCCCCCCACACGGAGGTAAACGCACTTGATTGACACATGATGTTACACGCCAGCACCAGGAAtgttgagtgagtgagtgtgtgtgtttgtgtgtgtgtgtgtgtgtgtgcgtgcgtgcgtgcgccaGACTGAGCTTCAGTGGGATGTTCAGGTCTGCCTGCAGGGAATCGAACCAGCAAACATCGACCTCCCCCATCGCCATCAAATTCTTCTCACGCACCAAGAGGAGCAAAcccagaggtgtgtgtgtgtgtgtgtgtgtgtgtaagttcATTTTTGAATAAATGTATGCGTGTATCTCAATGTGTACGTGTATGCGTCGGGCAACTTCCTAATGCGTCTTGTGACGTACTTGACCAATAAAGCTGATTGTGATTATTGCGTGTATGTGTcaacgtgagtgtgtgtgcaagtgtgtgagCTGATGCTTTCTCCTTTTCATCTGTTTGATGATTCCCGCATGTCCATCTTCACCTTGATCTTCGTCCCCGCTCGTCATCGTCACCCAGCCTTCAGCCTGTCGTGCCCGGCCCCTGCGGCCCCTCCGGCCCCTCCGGCCCCTCCGgcccccccgccgccgccggcccCCCTCCACGCCCCCTCCGGCCCTGGGCGGGCGGGCGCCTTCCCCCTGGAGACGTACGCCGTCGAGCCCCGACGTCTGCGATCCTTCTCGTCGCCCCCGGATGCCGGACGGCGctcgtcctcctcgtcctcctcgtcgtcatcatcagcCTCATCCTGTCACCTGACACCTTCGGCCCCACCTCTTCCTCTTGGCGGACAGGTGTGAAAGTTTTATTTGCACCTGAAATCGAGACATTACTACGGAAGTGGGTTCCTGCCCCacctgaaaaaatatcaaataaagcTCAGTGTCACGTTAAAATGTGATGAATTTGATTTCTGCGTTCGCctaaacatccatccgtccattttctgcaccgcttctcctcacgagggtcgcgggcgtgttgtggcggccatcccagctgacttcgaacAAGGGGCGGGGtccactctgaactggtcgctagccaatcgcagggcacatgcaaacaaacaaccatgcgcgcTCGCaatcacacccacgggcaatttagagtcttcaattaaagtcgcacgcgtgttttggggatgcgggaggaaagcggagtacccggagaaaagccacgcaggcgcggggagaacgtgcaaactccgcacgggcggggccgggttccaacccgcaacctcagaactgtgaggcagatgcgctgaAGATTCGGCTCAACAAAACGAAGCGGTTTCATGAAAAGATGACTTTTATcacattaaaatgcaaaattcatcacattaaaaatgtgaaatttctcATCAAAACTTAAAATTGATCACGTTCAAATTTCTCATCAAAACGTACAATAGCTCACGTTcttcaaatgtgaaattcattacattaaaaatgtcaaatttatgTTAACGCTAACGTAAATTTAGGACGTTAAAACATAAAACTCATCACATTAAAACTGGGAATTTGTCACGTTAAAACATGATATCGTTGTATCACGTTGTAACGTGATGCTGACCTTTTGTGGCGTAGCAGCTTCATGACACGACTTTTAGGGGGAAGcggttataataataattataattataatatccatcccttttttttttctcgatggCACTTGTCATCCCGGGCACGAgcggctgacttcgggtgagacGAGGGACGGAGGAGGGGTACGCCCGAGACTgactgccagccaatcgcagggcaaatatagaccAAACATcgacacctatgggcaattgcTTGCAAATAAACACGCTACCATGCGTGTGAAGAAGACCCACTTGATCACAGGGACAagattcaaactccacacagggagttttttgtgaaaataatctAATATTGGAGCACGGTgcgtcctgcctggaaactacgTGGGAACCCTAATAACGTCTCCGTGATACACAGAAGCTGTCCTTGTTCAAATACCGTAAAGTGGATCCCCGCTCTTCGCAGGCGATAGGGACCGGCCCGACCCCAAATCGCCAAAACCCACGAATGCTTGACGGCCATTATAACTGGAGCGAAAAACCTTTACTTTTTTCAAACCCTCCGAAATCTCGAATAAGCCGGGAACATACAGCAATAAGCGGTAAagcaaaaacattgaaaaaaaccaGCCGCAAATAAGTGAGTCCATCTATCGCAAACTACTCTTTGGCTTTGGTGGGCATCAGTCGTGGACCGAGATCAGGGGTAACCAACACGGCCGTCACGGTAGATCGAGAGCCGTTCAGCTCCTCGTGAAGAGAACAGCGAGTTGCGGGGAGGGGTACTTCGATGTTGGACGTTGAAAAGTTGACACAAGGTCAAAGTTCACATGGAACGATATATTACTGAAATTTCAATCCAAAGTCCAATATCACAAAGCTTTTCAGAGTCGTGGATATCGAAGGCGCATTAGATATggcgcgcgcgtgcgcgtgtgcgtgtgcgtgcgtgtactcAGGCCAAGTGGCGGACATCTACTCCAAGTTCGACGTCATCGTGAGTACAGCCGCCAAACGTTCTTAGGCCAGCGGTCGCCGGGCCGGGTGATAACCGTTTGTGGTTTGTTGCTCAGAACCTGGCAGCGGCGAGACGTACGACGACCTGGACGTGACGGTCACGCGGGCGCTCCAGCACCGCTCGCAGGACTTCCCCAAGACGGAGACGCCGGAGACCGTTGGGACCGCATCGTCAAGGCCGAGGTGACCCTTCCAAATATGGATCACATTGGTACAAAATcgaaacaatcaagtttgttatggttacgGTTGCTGGGATTCAAAAGAACGCCGCTGCACTCAAGTCGCATACTTCTTTTCCTGCCCGGCAGCAGTAGGGCGTGTCCTACcaggatgcagcagccaatcatattgcagcagggcgtgtcctgcctcgAAAGCGAGTGGGATTCATAAGAAGGCcccacagacacattttcacaaatagtTCACTGAAGATTTAGCTGATTGTCTAGTTTCAAACTTGATGGGTGAGCTGCAAaactatttgtacacaaataaaattaaaaagtctACTTAACATAATGTCCTCTTTAATGAAGATTCATCAATAAAAGCACACAAGTATTAGACTTCATTAATAAGACAATTCGTCTAATTGTGTAATTGTTCTTGTGTGACGTCTTGTTTAAGGACTTTTTCGTGTTTGTGTAAACAAAAGTTTGTCTGTTGTGTTCATCACTTACATGTCTAATTTACACAACTGAAGAAATGCGCCATCCTAATTACAAAGAGCGagcgaagggggggggggtcggtgcTGGGGACAAcagcagcccccccccctcgATGTTGATGCTAGAACATTGCACACGTGCATGCCAACCTTTGCTTTCTGCTGCAACATGCACACGTGTGCAATTGGGGTGACAGGAATGTGTACGTAATCATTCTGCCTAAAGGGTAGTCTTGTTATTATGGGATGCATTCTGCACATTGGTTGTGTGCGGCATCATCATCATTGAACACAAACTTGAGTTCAGGCCCATGTTGGCCAATCAGATTAGTGTCAACTGTTCAGGGGCGGAGCTCCTGCAGGACTTTCTTCTCCAGTCGGGTGAAACGTTGCAGCATCTCATTGTACACCTGATGCGGACGtgcgtgtacacacacacacacacacacacacacacacacacacacacacacacacacacttgtcaaAAGGTGATACACTACTGCCATCTTGAAGGAAAATCACACAGCaatacacacattcatttaGGCAAATTGTGTATTATTATACCTTGCATTTTTCATATACTTGTACATAGATATACTTTATAATCCTGTGAGGAAAATGtaatggtatttatttataacTGGTATAACTGATTAAATGAAAGTATAACAATGTATTTCTTGTCAGCTAGGCGCTcagcagtttttgttgtttttattttttggacataaaCAGGGAAGGCTGCGGTTGTGCCAGCCGTTTTTGCCATGAGGAATGATTACGAGGAGGAAGAAATGGCCCTCACATCAAGCTAGTACTgccactgtgtgtgcgtgcgtgtgtgtacctgTACCTGTTGTGCATGGGGCTGCGGGGTGGCGGCAAGTCGTGCTTCCGGAGCTTTCTTCAGGACATCAAAAAAGGACATTCCTGATTGGTCGAGCAGACCTGAAAGGACATCGACCAATCAGTGTGTGAAGGCTTCTctcccatcatcatcatcatcgtcaggGTCACACTTGTACTCATTCGTAATCCTCACAATACGACCAAGGCCTGGTACGCACATacagatttttcaaatcttgaaaGATTTTTAGTCTGTGCCAGACCCTACACATGAAGATTTACACCACCAATCTCAAAATCTCGCGTGGTTCACACGTGAGCTCACgaaaccgaagaagaagaagaaaccctTCCGGATATGCGCCGATGTTTCCCGAGGCTTTACGAAGATTACCGTTGACgggagccttgtaaaatggccaTGTCCCTGAAAAACGACtcgctttggaaaatacttcttgccgtctggggaacccacttttataggggggggggcatccatccatccatttcctgtaccgcttctcctcacgcgggtgtgccggagcctatcccagccatcttctggcgagaggcggcgtacgccctgaactggtcgccagcccgtcgcagggcacatttcaacaaacaaccattcgcactcacattcacacctaagggcaatttagagtcttcaatcaacataagcatatttttgggatgtgggaggaaaccggagtacccagagaaaacccacagagggcacggggagaacatgcggggctgggatttgaaccccggacctcgaaagtgcgaggcagatgtgctgccaGGTTAgacatgtttgtatttatttatggtcTTTGCCTTTtacttgattggctacattctatTGCACGTCACAATTCTCGCCGTCGTGACTCAGGAGAGGTCGGCTTTACCACACGCATGAAGAGTTgcggtcgtaaatattgaacacgttcaatatttaagattgttggtCCAGACCTGGTTCAGATccgaatccactcttaacacacctcagacctaaggacaatcgTATAGGATCATCTTAGAAGACTTTcgattgtctggcgtttgacgtgcttggtcAGGAAGCGGCAGAATCGGCACCAAAACAGGCCGCTTGTCTTTATAGACTGTTgatccttccttccttgctcacgtgtccttccttccttctttccttgtCTACCTTCCTTCAGTTTTCCTGGCCCAAGtgtctttccttccttccttccttttttccctttgttcTGCGCGCAAGTGTCCTTTCTTCCCGTTTtaccttccttccttctgctTGCAGAGAAGAAGAATGAGGACGTTATTATCACATCTCACACTTTTGTCAGCGTCCAGGGTGGACAAAAGGCTAGCTTTAGCAGGCAGCGTCAAAGGCTAGCATTAGCATACCGTGCAGCGCTCTGTAGGCGGAGCCGAGGCAAGCCGAGTTGGACACGTCAATGGTGTAAACTGGGGCATTGAACACGTCACACAACACCTGAAACACACGaatacacaaatattgaaaaaaacattgatgtgACCATAGCGTGAGATTGGCATGACAATAGTACATCATCAGCGTGTAAGCTTTCCCACTGACCTGCAGGATGTCTTTGTTACACGAGGCTCCGCCCGTTGCCAAAATTCGACTTCCTGGAACTGAAAGCAGACGAGGCTCATgggagatgtgtgtgtgtgtctgcgcgcATGCGTTTGTCTATGTGCATGTCTATTGGGGAATATTTCTGTGTGTTCGTACCGACGGAGTAACCCAGATGCTCGGCGTGGAGTCGGCGTGACAGGAACTGACCCTCCACCAGGGCCCGCACCTCCACCTGAGCGCTCACGGATGACACCTGCAGGACAACAAGAACTGTcacgtacacgcacgcacgcacgcacgcacaacacacatgcaaacgcccccaaaaaataataaaataaacattgtaggGGGCTTTGGGGGGGATCCCCTgggcccccgcagagaattttaaaatgtcaaataaattaagcgacctggaagactctgaagagtacgataaggcaaaataaaataaaaaacaattcttcacacagaaaaacatgtaCTTACACCGACCGCTCAAGTACACGtggatgtacaaatttaagattcaaattcaatttgcctcatttctctgcttttttgttctggcctccaacttgagccaggcccagcGCCACCTGCACccgatgcctgcttcaagctgtgccgcATGAATAgtatcctcctctttaagcgctcattctggaaaagactaaaatcattgtctgtttcacttcatttgcactattaccaacttcaaaggctaatctcaaaagcatcctccaggaaaatgtgtcttttctgAATTtcaagttagttcattctgtatTGTGACCTAATAATACCTAACATCCCTCCTCCGCGAAAGGTATTTTAACATTGACATCTGTAaattaattagataattgtaggcgcgtttcctaattaatacaagatgtactagccgATCAACTCTTGTGGCCGacgttacgtgtgcttcgcggttccgcgaCCCGCAGcgcctcaacgcgaaaatacaacagaccagtgcaacaaataccacaATGGCTGATGTGATGAGCAAAAACGcggcaatagaggatgtctgctccagaggtggctagcgtagccaaacattgtactgttacttgacaataatgtgactcaagtaaaaagtagtcctccaaaaaatgacttgagtaaaaagtacacagcgaACAGAACTGAGTAATGAGTAACTTccgatttttttaaccacagcatgaacatcaatttaaaaaaaataaaaattccaaattaaaatgacaatgtgCAAATACTGATGTGTATGTATGCACAACCAAAAACTACAACTGCAATTTattgcaaggtgttttctcaagttataagtgagctgaaatatccacgtttgggcagatcgtccgtccatccatccatccatccattttctaccgcttatccgggtcgggtcgcgggggcagtagctttagcagggacgcccagacttccctctccccggccacttcatccagctcttgcggcgttcccgggccggccgaaggacgtagtctctccggcgtgtcccgggtcgtccccggggtctcctcccggcgggacgtgcccggaacacctcaccggggaggcgtccgaatcagatgccccggccacctcgcctggctcctctcgatgcggaggagcagcgactctactctgaaaGTAGACCCGCGGCTCGTGACCACAGGCgggggtaggaacgtagatcgaccggtcaatcgagagcttcgcctttcggctcggctccttcttcaccacaacggatcgatacaaagtccgcatcgccgcggacgccgcacc
The genomic region above belongs to Phycodurus eques isolate BA_2022a chromosome 21, UOR_Pequ_1.1, whole genome shotgun sequence and contains:
- the LOC133396393 gene encoding 5'-AMP-activated protein kinase subunit gamma-2-like, giving the protein MAFPADEATGAKKGATNGSSNFSLGGSSASRATPTPDKSIAESPPPTRRLSFSGMFRSACRESNQQTSTSPIAIKFFSRTKRSKPRAFSLSCPAPAAPPAPPAPPAPPPPPAPLHAPSGPGRAGAFPLETYAVEPRRLRSFSSPPDAGRRSSSSSSSSSSSASSCHLTPSAPPLPLGGQV